In Caldanaerovirga acetigignens, the following are encoded in one genomic region:
- a CDS encoding glycerol-3-phosphate acyltransferase, whose amino-acid sequence MDFAKGYLALRLAGIFSHSGLSYLFATAGLLLGQSRPIFRGFKGGSAEVLSLGILTFMSPILGIILLFFFLLLKFLFRDYEDAVFATSFLIPILALKFFKSDAYILMSFFTFGVLIVQFLPPALEKYIKPRFLTRVAFAFLLFFACALFFFNKYVYKGFGVQKDLIRHGPGHFKYVAITFDDGPDPLYTPQILDILKEKDVRATFFLIGKNAQQYPEIAKRITKEGHTIGNHTYSHKSLIPLSAAATRKEIKRGEEAIFKATGIRPTLFRPPRGVYSTYALKFLRQERYTVVLWDVSAMDWAELPPQSIVSNVLRHVRPGSIILFHDSGDIVSFKGGDRTNTVKALPLVIDELKAQGYDFVTVDEMIFLSELMRTEDNGEDSDSQNPAH is encoded by the coding sequence GTGGATTTTGCAAAAGGTTACCTCGCTCTGAGACTTGCCGGTATTTTTTCTCATTCTGGCCTTTCATACCTTTTTGCAACGGCTGGACTTTTACTAGGACAATCCAGACCTATTTTTAGAGGTTTTAAAGGAGGTTCTGCCGAAGTTTTAAGCCTGGGGATTTTAACTTTTATGTCGCCAATTTTAGGCATTATTCTGCTTTTCTTCTTTTTACTATTAAAATTCCTTTTTCGTGATTACGAAGATGCGGTCTTTGCAACTTCGTTTCTAATACCCATACTGGCACTAAAGTTTTTCAAAAGCGACGCTTATATACTTATGTCTTTTTTCACTTTCGGGGTTCTAATTGTCCAATTTCTACCGCCGGCACTTGAAAAATATATAAAACCCCGGTTTTTGACAAGGGTAGCCTTTGCCTTCTTGCTGTTTTTCGCATGTGCCCTGTTTTTTTTCAACAAATACGTCTATAAAGGCTTTGGAGTCCAAAAAGATCTAATACGGCACGGACCCGGGCACTTTAAGTATGTAGCAATTACCTTCGATGATGGCCCTGATCCATTATATACGCCGCAAATTCTAGATATATTAAAGGAAAAGGACGTTCGAGCCACGTTTTTCCTCATAGGCAAGAATGCCCAGCAGTATCCGGAAATTGCAAAAAGAATAACAAAGGAAGGTCATACTATCGGAAACCACACCTATTCCCACAAGAGCCTTATTCCTCTCTCGGCCGCCGCTACACGGAAAGAAATTAAAAGGGGCGAGGAAGCGATTTTTAAAGCTACCGGGATAAGGCCTACCTTGTTCAGACCGCCAAGAGGAGTATATTCTACTTATGCCCTTAAGTTTCTGAGGCAGGAGCGCTATACGGTGGTGCTCTGGGATGTATCGGCTATGGACTGGGCAGAACTTCCTCCTCAAAGTATTGTCTCTAACGTTTTGCGCCACGTAAGGCCAGGTTCGATAATACTTTTTCACGACAGCGGGGATATAGTTTCTTTTAAAGGCGGCGACAGAACCAATACCGTAAAAGCCCTTCCCCTCGTGATAGACGAACTCAAAGCTCAAGGTTATGATTTCGTAACCGTTGATGAAATGATATTCTTATCTGAATTGATGAGGACTGAGGACAATGGTGAGGATAGTGACAGCCAAAATCCAGCACATTGA
- a CDS encoding V-type ATP synthase subunit K: MDITLGQVLALLGAAMAVFLPGIGSARGVGMVGEAAAGVVTEDPSKFSQTLILQALPGTQGIYGLLTGFVVMQRIGLLGGNLLPLTTYQGLLVFAACLPIAVVGLLSAISQARAAAAGVGIVAKRPEELAKGITYSAMVETYAVLALLASILMLFGLKLS; this comes from the coding sequence ATGGATATCACTTTGGGACAAGTTCTAGCACTTTTAGGAGCTGCCATGGCAGTTTTTCTGCCAGGAATAGGTTCTGCAAGAGGAGTTGGAATGGTAGGCGAAGCAGCGGCCGGGGTCGTAACCGAAGATCCCAGCAAATTCAGCCAGACTCTAATACTTCAGGCCTTGCCAGGAACTCAGGGAATTTACGGACTCCTCACCGGTTTCGTAGTCATGCAGAGAATAGGTCTCCTCGGCGGCAATTTACTTCCCCTTACAACCTATCAGGGACTTCTTGTCTTTGCGGCATGCCTTCCGATTGCTGTAGTAGGATTGCTCTCGGCCATATCGCAGGCTAGGGCAGCGGCCGCAGGCGTAGGAATAGTAGCTAAAAGGCCGGAAGAACTCGCAAAAGGTATCACTTATTCGGCGATGGTAGAAACTTACGCGGTTCTTGCCTTGCTTGCTTCGATATTGATGCTCTTCGGTTTAAAGTTGTCGTAG
- a CDS encoding anti-sigma factor domain-containing protein, with translation MKAVIVDIQRDYIIVVNKKGEFIKVQNKYKDRQIGDEIEIREIDTRKLFKKIASIAAALVIVSVLAGYAMAFYRPVTYVTMDVNPSIEISLNRFDRTVDVIGLNEDGKRLVGNVKSYRALPAEKVMETLLERAREQKFLNPESVVMITISNLKDEKKLALGKKLEQTAMKELEKIKGEVGISVQQEDKNKVELYVQHSSIKLHNEAKKLGISEGKLLLYEKLKEKGVNLELENIKKMQVKDLIKELKFTSVNDEKEEDKDKIRKTPQKQTLPDEVKKKKEYPAIGNYNDEVVKAKDEEISDGQEARVDKKVNDAEQSKQREKPEKKRALQIKGKSNNNPGNQKKN, from the coding sequence GTGAAGGCTGTTATTGTAGATATTCAGCGCGACTACATTATAGTTGTCAATAAAAAAGGCGAGTTCATAAAAGTGCAAAATAAATATAAAGACAGGCAGATTGGAGATGAAATAGAAATCCGCGAGATAGATACCCGCAAGTTATTTAAAAAAATAGCATCCATAGCGGCTGCTTTGGTAATAGTTTCGGTCCTTGCGGGATACGCGATGGCTTTTTACCGGCCAGTGACCTACGTCACGATGGATGTGAATCCGAGCATAGAAATATCACTAAACAGGTTCGACCGGACAGTGGACGTCATAGGTTTAAATGAAGACGGAAAGCGATTGGTAGGAAACGTTAAATCTTATAGGGCTTTGCCTGCAGAAAAAGTTATGGAAACACTGCTTGAAAGGGCCAGAGAGCAAAAGTTCCTAAACCCGGAGTCGGTGGTAATGATTACGATATCTAACTTGAAGGACGAGAAAAAGTTGGCTCTTGGGAAAAAACTGGAACAAACTGCAATGAAGGAATTAGAAAAAATTAAAGGCGAAGTCGGCATTTCCGTACAGCAGGAAGATAAGAACAAAGTTGAACTTTACGTGCAGCATTCCTCCATAAAATTGCACAATGAGGCAAAAAAACTTGGAATATCCGAGGGCAAACTATTGCTTTATGAGAAGTTGAAAGAAAAGGGCGTCAATTTGGAGCTGGAGAACATAAAAAAGATGCAAGTTAAGGACTTAATCAAAGAGCTGAAGTTTACCTCAGTAAACGACGAGAAAGAAGAGGACAAAGATAAAATAAGAAAGACGCCTCAAAAACAGACACTGCCAGATGAAGTCAAAAAAAAGAAAGAATACCCGGCTATTGGAAATTATAATGATGAAGTTGTGAAAGCGAAAGATGAAGAAATAAGTGATGGGCAAGAAGCACGGGTTGACAAAAAAGTAAATGATGCAGAGCAAAGCAAACAGCGGGAAAAGCCGGAAAAAAAAAGAGCACTTCAGATAAAGGGAAAATCTAATAATAACCCTGGAAATCAGAAGAAAAATTAA
- a CDS encoding GNAT family N-acetyltransferase, whose product MVRIVTAKIQHIEAVVDIFCAAFHKSITFFTPDISNVREAFKDFFGLLMETFNGGFMVALNEGEVCGYIIMADDVRRLWVKAIFSGFIFKIAAKALRGIYGIGLATIYKVVKNKLYYLKFEISTEKTAQLLSIAVHPSHHGKGIGKKLLEAGLKYIKCMGIKKIKLEVRPDNKSALSIYEKYGFQKVGKAKDLQGDWLIMVKEL is encoded by the coding sequence ATGGTGAGGATAGTGACAGCCAAAATCCAGCACATTGAGGCGGTGGTTGATATATTCTGCGCCGCCTTCCATAAAAGCATCACCTTTTTTACACCCGATATCTCCAATGTAAGGGAGGCTTTTAAAGATTTTTTCGGGCTTCTTATGGAGACCTTCAATGGTGGATTTATGGTAGCCCTTAATGAAGGCGAGGTATGCGGGTACATAATAATGGCGGATGATGTGAGGAGGCTTTGGGTAAAGGCGATTTTTTCCGGATTCATTTTCAAGATAGCGGCAAAAGCTCTGAGGGGAATATACGGCATTGGACTTGCGACAATTTATAAGGTAGTCAAGAATAAACTGTACTATTTGAAGTTTGAGATTTCCACAGAAAAAACAGCCCAGCTCCTTTCCATAGCCGTCCACCCATCGCACCACGGGAAAGGCATAGGTAAAAAGCTGCTAGAGGCTGGCCTTAAATATATAAAGTGCATGGGAATCAAGAAAATAAAACTGGAAGTAAGACCTGACAACAAATCTGCACTTTCGATTTACGAAAAGTACGGCTTTCAAAAGGTAGGAAAAGCAAAAGACCTACAGGGCGATTGGCTCATAATGGTGAAAGAATTATAA
- a CDS encoding V-type ATP synthase subunit C, with translation MPRDEEFLYASGRVKVLENRLLGRSVIERILEAENMEAVLRVLSETDYAPEFEELESVYDFEKALEKSMKKTLNTVRESLKDHRIVRFFTLKYDYHNLKVVAKSRILGADVRENLSNLGEITVDELIKLGKGEGDAKVPETMKAAYGEAMRLFEETQDPQQIDLSMDRALYKELIGLTREIGHEFLKDYLVALVDLINIKTMVRLKYMKSDLKALEKSLLPGGTIGQEFFEKYFKEPVQSMVDALSSSKYAKVVKEGLENWISTGSPATYEKLSDDFLLGILKKGIYKPYGLETVAGYIGAKENEIKILRVLMVGKINGISGDVIRERLRDVYV, from the coding sequence ATGCCGAGGGATGAAGAATTCCTCTATGCGTCAGGCAGGGTGAAAGTCTTGGAAAACAGGCTGCTGGGCAGGAGCGTTATCGAAAGGATACTTGAGGCGGAAAATATGGAAGCAGTGCTGAGGGTCCTGTCTGAGACCGATTACGCTCCCGAATTTGAAGAACTCGAGTCGGTATACGATTTTGAGAAAGCGCTCGAGAAAAGCATGAAAAAAACCCTTAATACTGTAAGAGAATCGCTGAAGGACCACAGGATAGTGAGGTTTTTCACACTGAAGTACGATTATCATAACCTCAAGGTTGTAGCAAAGAGCAGGATTTTGGGCGCGGATGTTCGTGAAAATCTTTCAAATTTAGGTGAAATAACCGTTGATGAACTCATAAAACTGGGAAAAGGCGAAGGTGACGCGAAAGTTCCGGAAACTATGAAAGCTGCTTACGGGGAAGCAATGAGGTTGTTTGAGGAAACCCAGGACCCCCAGCAGATAGATCTTTCCATGGATAGAGCCCTTTACAAAGAATTAATTGGGCTTACAAGGGAAATAGGACATGAGTTTCTGAAGGACTATCTGGTTGCTTTGGTGGACTTAATCAATATTAAGACGATGGTAAGATTAAAATATATGAAATCCGATTTGAAAGCTCTAGAAAAGTCGTTACTGCCCGGTGGGACCATTGGACAGGAATTTTTCGAAAAATATTTCAAAGAACCGGTACAGTCCATGGTGGATGCTCTTTCTTCCTCAAAGTATGCCAAAGTTGTCAAGGAAGGATTGGAAAACTGGATTTCCACGGGAAGTCCGGCTACTTACGAAAAACTGTCGGACGATTTCCTGCTGGGCATTCTAAAAAAAGGGATATATAAACCCTACGGCCTTGAAACGGTGGCAGGATATATAGGAGCAAAGGAGAACGAAATTAAGATACTCCGGGTACTGATGGTGGGGAAAATAAACGGAATATCGGGAGACGTAATTCGAGAAAGGTTGAGGGATGTCTATGTATAA
- a CDS encoding V-type ATP synthase subunit E: protein MQGITKIKERILEEAAEEKNRIIKEAEKKASEILEKAREKAKEIEIKARERAQKMAAEEKRKILSMAELEEKKRFLEAKQALIDEAFAQAEKKLSSLDEQSYLDLIRRMLLLTSADGNEEVIISENDRAKITPEFLSAVNEALKKQGKLGNLRISEEKRPIRSGFILKSETVEINCAFEYLLKAQRQELETEVARLLFEE, encoded by the coding sequence ATGCAGGGCATTACTAAAATAAAAGAAAGGATACTGGAAGAAGCCGCTGAAGAGAAAAACCGGATAATTAAAGAGGCAGAAAAAAAGGCCTCCGAAATACTAGAAAAGGCAAGAGAAAAAGCAAAAGAAATAGAAATTAAGGCACGAGAAAGAGCACAAAAGATGGCCGCTGAAGAAAAACGGAAGATTCTCTCTATGGCGGAGTTGGAAGAAAAGAAGCGCTTTCTTGAAGCAAAGCAGGCATTGATAGATGAAGCCTTTGCACAAGCCGAGAAAAAGCTCAGCAGCCTGGATGAGCAAAGTTACCTTGACCTCATCCGGAGGATGCTTCTTTTGACTTCGGCTGATGGCAACGAAGAGGTTATAATTTCTGAAAACGATAGGGCTAAAATCACTCCTGAATTCCTTTCGGCGGTAAACGAAGCCTTGAAAAAACAAGGGAAATTGGGCAACTTGCGAATTTCCGAAGAAAAAAGGCCTATAAGAAGCGGATTTATATTAAAGTCGGAAACGGTGGAAATAAACTGCGCTTTCGAATATTTGCTCAAAGCCCAGCGGCAAGAGTTAGAAACCGAAGTGGCCCGACTACTTTTCGAGGAGTGA
- the sigI gene encoding RNA polymerase sigma factor SigI: protein MNQPSINERVMAIKGNMDNISLFIEEYKPFIASVVEKCIGRRVEYGIDDELSIAMIAFNEAIQKFDINKGNFLAFARNVIKNRLIDYYRKEKKSSDALIYIWHSADDEEEIEPEIGAEESIKKHREDEASRLRRLEILEIKEELGKWGISFLDVAKSSPKQEGTRRVYLQVVDYIMSSPEILKTIMEKKYLPIEKIEKATKIPRKKIERGRNYIIAAVVILSGDYKYIKDYIKWR, encoded by the coding sequence ATGAATCAACCTTCAATAAATGAACGAGTAATGGCGATTAAGGGAAATATGGACAATATAAGTCTATTCATAGAAGAATACAAGCCCTTTATAGCATCGGTTGTCGAAAAATGCATAGGGCGCCGGGTTGAATACGGCATAGACGATGAGCTAAGTATAGCGATGATTGCCTTTAACGAAGCTATTCAAAAATTTGACATTAATAAGGGCAATTTCCTAGCCTTTGCGAGAAATGTAATAAAAAACCGGCTCATAGATTACTACAGGAAGGAAAAAAAGAGTTCAGATGCTTTGATTTATATCTGGCACAGTGCGGATGATGAGGAGGAAATCGAACCGGAAATAGGTGCCGAAGAATCCATAAAAAAACACCGGGAAGACGAGGCAAGTCGATTAAGGAGGCTTGAAATACTGGAGATTAAAGAAGAACTCGGCAAATGGGGGATTTCCTTTTTGGATGTTGCAAAAAGCTCTCCTAAACAGGAAGGTACTCGAAGGGTTTATCTTCAGGTTGTAGATTACATTATGTCGTCTCCCGAAATTTTGAAGACTATAATGGAGAAAAAGTATCTGCCCATAGAAAAAATTGAAAAAGCCACAAAAATACCCAGAAAGAAGATAGAGCGCGGGCGAAATTATATAATAGCGGCGGTCGTAATCCTTTCGGGAGACTATAAGTACATAAAAGATTACATAAAATGGAGGTAA
- a CDS encoding AtpZ/AtpI family protein codes for MKDIRLVQHIALLTQIGLNMALPILGGVYFGAYLDRRLSSGSLFLILGVLLGAFSGAMSVYKLLTLEFKKKK; via the coding sequence ATGAAAGATATAAGATTAGTTCAACATATTGCACTTTTGACTCAAATTGGCTTGAATATGGCCTTGCCTATCCTGGGTGGCGTATATTTCGGAGCCTATTTGGACAGGAGGCTTTCGTCAGGCAGCCTTTTTTTGATTTTAGGAGTACTGTTAGGGGCTTTTTCAGGCGCGATGAGTGTATATAAACTTTTGACGTTAGAGTTCAAAAAAAAGAAATAA
- a CDS encoding DNA-methyltransferase produces MPDLPSERVYKVGGKITLYLEDCLLGMRKYLKQEEVDVVVTSPPYNIGIRYNSHCDNMPREQYLDWLEKVSVEIKRVLKNDGSFFLNIGGKPSDPWIPLDVAQRLRKHFELQNVIHWVKSIAIEKSSVGKYPAISGDVAVGHYKPIKGKRFLHDNHEYIFHFTKTGKVELDRLAIGVPYQDKSNIGRWKSAKQDKRCRGNTWFIPYETIRDREKQRPHPSTFPVTLPEMCIKLHGVERTKLVLDPFMGIGTTAIACLKLNISAIGFEIDEEYMKKALERLWSFENFKY; encoded by the coding sequence ATGCCGGATTTGCCTTCGGAAAGGGTTTATAAGGTAGGGGGAAAAATTACCCTCTATCTTGAGGATTGCTTATTGGGTATGAGAAAATACTTGAAGCAGGAAGAAGTGGACGTGGTTGTCACTTCCCCGCCTTACAATATAGGCATACGTTACAACAGCCATTGTGACAACATGCCGCGAGAGCAATATTTGGACTGGTTGGAAAAGGTATCTGTTGAGATTAAGAGGGTGCTGAAAAATGACGGTTCTTTTTTCCTAAATATAGGTGGAAAACCGAGCGATCCATGGATACCCTTAGATGTAGCGCAAAGGCTCAGGAAGCATTTTGAGCTTCAAAATGTTATCCATTGGGTAAAATCCATCGCCATCGAAAAAAGTTCTGTCGGCAAATATCCCGCCATATCCGGTGATGTGGCAGTAGGTCACTATAAACCCATTAAGGGAAAGCGCTTTTTACACGACAATCATGAATACATCTTTCACTTTACAAAGACCGGAAAGGTTGAGCTTGACAGACTTGCCATAGGAGTGCCCTATCAGGATAAGTCAAATATAGGACGATGGAAAAGCGCAAAGCAAGACAAGAGATGCCGTGGGAATACCTGGTTTATTCCGTATGAAACCATAAGGGATAGGGAAAAACAGCGCCCGCATCCATCTACTTTTCCGGTTACCCTCCCGGAAATGTGCATAAAACTCCATGGGGTTGAGAGGACCAAACTTGTCCTGGATCCTTTTATGGGAATCGGGACCACGGCGATCGCCTGTTTAAAGTTGAATATAAGTGCAATCGGATTTGAAATAGACGAAGAGTATATGAAAAAAGCACTGGAACGGCTCTGGTCCTTTGAAAATTTTAAGTATTGA
- a CDS encoding uracil-xanthine permease family protein has product MKELTANSKELSGPLKEEDRISLLQLLILGLQHTFTMFGATVLVPLLTGLDVGVALFTAGIGTLFFHLVTKRKVPIFLGSSFAFIAPVALVVKQWGVPAAQGGIIVAGLLYVVMAILVYFLGREFMERLLPPIVTGPIIMVIGLNLAPVAVQSASKNWTIALIVLATVMVVSVYGRGFFKLVPVLVGLIAGYVACLIFGIVDLKPVQDAALFAVPNFTRPEFNLAAIGLIAPVAVATMVEHVGDMLAVGATVGKDFVKDPGLHLTLIGDGIATSLAGLFGGPANTTYSENTGVLALTGVWKPQVMRVAAFIAILLSSFQKLTALIRTVPEPVIGGISIILFGMIASIGVRTVVENGVDFKKTRNLIIASIILVVGIGGAVINFPGGVKLGGVGLAAVLGIILNQLLPRE; this is encoded by the coding sequence GTGAAAGAATTGACTGCAAATTCAAAGGAACTATCAGGGCCTTTAAAAGAGGAAGACAGAATATCGCTGTTACAGCTTCTAATCCTGGGACTTCAGCATACCTTTACAATGTTTGGGGCTACTGTGCTGGTTCCGCTTCTTACCGGACTGGATGTCGGTGTTGCACTTTTCACTGCGGGGATAGGCACACTATTTTTCCATCTTGTGACGAAAAGAAAAGTGCCGATCTTTTTGGGTTCGTCCTTTGCATTCATCGCCCCTGTAGCTCTTGTAGTAAAGCAGTGGGGCGTTCCGGCAGCTCAAGGCGGCATTATAGTCGCAGGGCTTTTGTACGTAGTAATGGCCATCTTGGTCTACTTTTTGGGAAGGGAATTTATGGAAAGACTTCTTCCTCCCATAGTAACAGGGCCGATAATAATGGTAATAGGTTTGAATCTTGCGCCGGTGGCGGTTCAAAGCGCGTCCAAAAACTGGACCATTGCATTAATAGTGCTAGCCACGGTTATGGTAGTGAGCGTTTACGGAAGGGGATTTTTTAAACTCGTGCCCGTTTTGGTGGGGTTGATCGCAGGCTATGTTGCATGCTTGATATTCGGGATCGTTGACCTAAAACCTGTGCAGGATGCGGCTCTTTTTGCGGTGCCGAATTTCACAAGGCCCGAATTCAACCTTGCCGCTATAGGGTTGATAGCTCCGGTAGCCGTAGCGACGATGGTGGAACACGTAGGTGACATGCTGGCGGTGGGCGCAACGGTGGGTAAAGATTTCGTCAAAGATCCGGGACTCCACTTGACCTTGATAGGTGACGGTATAGCTACGTCCTTGGCCGGACTTTTCGGTGGGCCTGCCAATACCACATACTCCGAAAACACTGGGGTTCTTGCTCTTACCGGTGTTTGGAAGCCTCAGGTGATGAGGGTGGCAGCTTTTATCGCCATCCTGCTTTCGAGCTTTCAAAAGCTTACGGCTTTAATCAGGACGGTTCCTGAACCGGTTATAGGAGGCATATCCATAATCCTGTTCGGCATGATAGCAAGCATAGGAGTTAGGACTGTTGTGGAAAACGGCGTAGATTTTAAAAAGACTAGAAACCTGATAATTGCAAGTATTATCCTGGTAGTGGGAATAGGGGGAGCGGTAATCAACTTCCCAGGAGGGGTTAAACTGGGTGGTGTAGGTCTTGCTGCGGTTTTGGGCATTATATTAAACCAATTGCTTCCGAGAGAATAA
- a CDS encoding V-type ATP synthase subunit I translates to MAIVKMKKMFLLGLKDDLDSLLDALQRLGTVEIADVKEQEGGNSKITAELSELETRLSRLKFAIEFLKPYAKEQNPLIYGRPKVSLKKLGEILSRKAEIFKVVDSIYGFEQRFSRLKTEEGRIVNQIELIKPWGALDIPVEDLGSTGKVDIKAITVPKKNFKEFMNKVKDSDMPLEVIPIGESREESLALAVYHSSIRTEVQELSKEFSVNTEEFSGFTGTPQEIVWKLQERFEAIEAERKSIKEEITKLSDNLLDLKAVYDYWLLEKQKKESLQKMADTEKIFVMKAYVPENAVESVKNAINSVTDTVHLDFEDPAEDDDIPVALSNPRLVQPFEIVTELYSLPDPREIDPNVYMAPFYFVFFGMMVSDAAYGLVLSLLSALALWKLKLAGMGKKLVELLFLCGISTFIWGIIFGSWFGDLIKVKPLWLNPLDNPMAVLYLSFAMGLIQIYTGIVLSAYKNIRKGKFADALMDQGLWLVFLTGLIMLAFPGTAGVAKYVALVGAIGLVLTQGRTQRSIIKKFTSGLLSLYNVTSYLSDVLSYSRLLALGLATGVIATVINTMAKMLGVNIIGYIAMVVIMAGGHLFNIAVNALGAYVHSSRLQYIEFFGKFYDGGGRPFDPLRMKTEYLDIEGH, encoded by the coding sequence ATGGCGATAGTTAAAATGAAAAAAATGTTCCTTTTAGGTTTGAAGGATGATTTGGACAGCCTCCTTGACGCTTTGCAAAGGCTAGGAACAGTTGAGATAGCGGATGTAAAAGAACAAGAAGGAGGCAATTCAAAAATAACTGCCGAGCTTTCAGAACTGGAGACAAGGCTTTCAAGGTTGAAATTTGCCATAGAATTTCTAAAGCCTTATGCAAAGGAACAAAATCCGCTTATCTATGGAAGGCCTAAAGTCAGTCTGAAAAAACTTGGGGAAATTTTAAGCCGCAAGGCAGAAATTTTTAAAGTGGTAGATTCCATTTATGGGTTCGAGCAGAGGTTTTCGAGGCTAAAAACTGAAGAGGGAAGGATAGTAAACCAGATAGAATTAATAAAACCCTGGGGAGCCCTAGATATCCCGGTAGAGGACCTTGGTAGCACGGGAAAGGTTGATATAAAGGCTATCACTGTGCCAAAAAAGAATTTCAAAGAGTTTATGAATAAGGTGAAAGACAGTGACATGCCGCTGGAAGTAATTCCAATTGGCGAAAGCCGGGAGGAAAGCCTGGCCCTTGCTGTATATCATAGTTCCATTAGAACTGAGGTACAGGAGCTCTCCAAGGAATTTTCGGTAAATACCGAAGAATTCAGCGGATTTACTGGAACGCCTCAGGAGATTGTCTGGAAATTACAGGAGAGGTTTGAGGCCATAGAAGCCGAAAGGAAGAGTATAAAAGAGGAGATTACCAAACTCTCAGACAATCTGCTGGATCTCAAGGCGGTTTACGACTACTGGCTTTTAGAAAAGCAAAAGAAAGAAAGCCTGCAAAAGATGGCCGACACCGAAAAGATATTTGTAATGAAGGCATATGTTCCCGAAAATGCTGTAGAATCGGTAAAAAACGCAATCAATTCCGTTACAGATACGGTTCATCTTGATTTTGAAGACCCCGCAGAAGATGACGACATACCGGTTGCTTTATCAAACCCGCGATTGGTACAGCCTTTTGAAATAGTGACTGAGCTTTACAGCCTTCCAGATCCAAGGGAAATCGACCCCAATGTTTACATGGCGCCGTTTTATTTCGTGTTTTTTGGAATGATGGTAAGCGATGCAGCTTACGGATTGGTGCTATCGCTGCTTTCAGCCCTTGCATTGTGGAAACTCAAGTTAGCTGGGATGGGCAAAAAATTAGTTGAACTTCTCTTTTTATGCGGCATCTCTACTTTTATATGGGGAATTATTTTCGGAAGCTGGTTTGGAGATCTAATAAAAGTAAAACCTCTATGGCTTAATCCTTTAGATAACCCCATGGCGGTTTTATATTTGAGTTTTGCTATGGGCCTTATACAAATATATACTGGAATAGTTTTGAGTGCTTACAAAAACATAAGAAAAGGGAAATTTGCCGATGCTTTGATGGATCAAGGGCTTTGGCTGGTATTCCTGACGGGGCTCATAATGCTGGCTTTTCCAGGGACCGCAGGGGTGGCTAAATACGTTGCTTTAGTGGGAGCTATTGGTCTTGTGCTAACCCAGGGTAGAACGCAGCGGAGCATAATAAAAAAATTCACGTCGGGATTGCTCAGCCTTTACAACGTGACTAGTTACCTCAGCGATGTGCTCTCATATTCGCGACTTTTGGCTTTAGGTCTGGCGACAGGTGTGATAGCCACCGTTATAAATACCATGGCTAAAATGCTCGGAGTAAATATTATTGGATATATAGCAATGGTAGTAATAATGGCTGGGGGACATCTGTTTAATATCGCGGTGAACGCCCTTGGTGCTTACGTTCACAGCAGCCGTCTGCAGTATATTGAGTTTTTTGGAAAGTTTTACGATGGCGGTGGAAGGCCCTTTGATCCATTGAGGATGAAAACCGAATACCTTGATATAGAAGGCCATTAA
- a CDS encoding V-type ATP synthase subunit F — protein MYKIGVIADHDTALSFKSTGIDTFPTIDESEAAEKLLKLARENYAVIFITEHLAEKIMDKIDLFRNKTLPIITLIPSNRGTLGIGMTDVKKSVEKAIGVDIIFEREGRE, from the coding sequence ATGTATAAAATTGGAGTAATTGCAGATCACGATACGGCTCTTTCTTTTAAGTCGACAGGCATTGATACTTTCCCCACCATCGATGAGTCGGAGGCTGCAGAAAAGCTGTTGAAGCTAGCACGGGAGAATTATGCTGTGATATTCATAACGGAGCACTTGGCAGAAAAAATCATGGACAAAATAGACCTTTTTAGGAACAAAACCTTGCCTATAATAACTCTGATTCCCAGCAACCGGGGTACTCTGGGAATCGGCATGACTGACGTGAAAAAATCTGTAGAAAAAGCTATTGGAGTGGATATCATTTTTGAAAGAGAGGGAAGGGAATGA